The Streptomyces sp. NBC_00670 genome window below encodes:
- a CDS encoding TerD family protein, which produces MAHHLESLVLRHTHRLVTPTGSAGEGVVEGGAVGEGTTAARQLDAALTSVGFKLSAELLDRLSRLSEAAVVHTARRTLRTVGEMVGDHVRHNAYFIDFPANVPDTEEFWAECVAKALGDETSRENTLKQLKRGALNLLGLPTYGRYQHTYEEMLAAQDELIAAAGDRITVLHLGRDLDDELTDLYLALAGSTTPLGEDDLTDLKTLAVRCALGPQPEAIPVRENRAVVNEARLGIGADLLLDTVTDVLRLACALSGGDVTLQEPTRFRTLPRPLRRALLAGLDAVVAANPAKLADVHAHREPFKRLGERLHPHEYPRWPHAADVFAVARGEKQARSFDSRLEKLLDEFDVLGAVKLLKSAPGKLFRTLDLLLRIAADQKERDAVVAASVEAAPQVSGRVVLSVREHLHNRARETDEPRIFVNRRGRAWVTPDFRAPLPDADRDRLITALDAEIRRRLPTPDRVLLDPDVLDVALPLSGRATAAGLGVLPRGSTSPVDGDQLRFFVYWKQSETRTDYDLSALLLHADYSTDSWLSYTSLKTVGGEHSGDITEAPDGASEFINLSLGRVRSTFIVPQVNIFSGEGFEEVEESFFGFMLRDGEQKGRPFEPRTARMKSDLRGTGRVALPLAFQRGDDGRWRAKWLHMYRKGITSANRVEENQLSVAKAVRAIVEREQLMVRYLIDLLPADTTTVHEWDGTSLPAEPVTYIGLERPEGLHPDSQIITLENLRDLIPS; this is translated from the coding sequence ATGGCACACCATCTCGAATCGCTGGTCCTCCGGCACACCCACCGCCTCGTGACTCCGACCGGCTCCGCCGGAGAAGGAGTCGTTGAGGGAGGGGCCGTCGGAGAAGGGACCACCGCCGCCCGGCAGCTCGACGCGGCGCTGACCTCCGTGGGCTTCAAGCTCTCGGCGGAGCTGCTGGACCGGCTGTCGCGGCTGTCCGAGGCCGCCGTCGTGCACACCGCCCGGCGGACGCTGCGCACCGTGGGCGAGATGGTGGGCGACCACGTACGGCACAACGCGTACTTCATCGACTTCCCGGCCAACGTGCCGGACACCGAGGAGTTCTGGGCGGAGTGCGTGGCGAAGGCCCTCGGCGACGAGACGTCGCGCGAGAACACGCTGAAGCAGCTGAAGCGCGGCGCACTGAACCTGCTCGGCCTCCCCACGTACGGCCGCTACCAGCACACCTACGAGGAGATGCTCGCCGCACAGGACGAGCTGATCGCCGCGGCGGGCGACCGGATCACCGTCCTGCACCTCGGCCGCGACCTGGACGACGAACTCACCGACCTCTACCTGGCCCTGGCCGGCAGCACGACCCCGCTGGGCGAGGACGACCTGACCGACCTCAAGACCCTCGCTGTGCGGTGCGCTCTCGGCCCTCAGCCGGAGGCGATACCGGTCCGGGAGAACCGGGCGGTCGTCAACGAGGCCCGGCTCGGCATCGGCGCGGACCTCCTCCTCGACACCGTCACCGACGTACTGCGCCTGGCCTGCGCTTTGTCGGGTGGCGACGTAACGCTCCAGGAGCCGACCCGGTTCCGCACCCTGCCCCGCCCGCTGCGCAGGGCACTGCTCGCCGGCCTCGACGCCGTCGTCGCCGCGAACCCCGCGAAGCTCGCCGACGTACACGCGCACCGGGAGCCGTTCAAGCGGCTCGGCGAGCGCCTCCACCCGCACGAGTACCCGCGCTGGCCGCACGCCGCCGACGTGTTCGCGGTCGCGCGCGGCGAGAAGCAGGCGCGGTCCTTCGACAGCCGGCTCGAGAAGCTCCTCGACGAGTTCGACGTCCTCGGCGCGGTGAAGCTGCTGAAGTCCGCCCCCGGCAAGCTCTTCCGCACCCTGGACCTCCTGCTGCGCATCGCCGCCGACCAGAAGGAACGGGACGCGGTGGTGGCCGCTTCGGTGGAGGCCGCCCCCCAGGTCTCCGGCCGGGTCGTACTGTCGGTGCGCGAGCACCTCCACAACCGGGCACGGGAGACCGACGAACCCCGGATCTTCGTCAACCGCCGGGGCCGCGCCTGGGTGACCCCCGACTTCCGGGCACCCCTGCCGGACGCCGACCGCGACCGCCTGATCACCGCCCTGGACGCCGAGATACGCCGCCGGCTCCCGACCCCGGACCGCGTGCTGCTCGACCCGGACGTCCTCGACGTCGCCCTCCCCCTCAGCGGCCGCGCCACCGCCGCCGGACTCGGCGTACTGCCGCGCGGATCGACCTCCCCGGTCGACGGCGACCAGCTGCGCTTCTTCGTGTACTGGAAACAGTCCGAGACCCGGACCGACTACGACCTCTCGGCCCTGCTTCTCCACGCCGACTACAGCACCGACTCCTGGCTCTCCTACACCTCCCTCAAGACCGTCGGCGGCGAGCACTCGGGCGACATCACCGAAGCACCCGACGGGGCCTCGGAGTTCATCAACCTGTCCCTCGGCCGAGTGCGCAGCACCTTCATCGTCCCGCAGGTGAACATCTTCTCCGGCGAGGGCTTCGAGGAGGTCGAGGAGTCGTTCTTCGGCTTCATGCTGCGCGACGGCGAACAGAAGGGCCGGCCCTTCGAACCGCGCACGGCACGGATGAAGTCGGACCTGCGCGGAACGGGCCGGGTGGCACTACCGCTGGCGTTCCAGCGCGGCGACGACGGCCGCTGGCGCGCGAAGTGGCTGCACATGTACCGGAAGGGCATCACGTCGGCCAACCGCGTCGAGGAGAACCAGCTCTCCGTGGCCAAGGCGGTCCGCGCGATCGTGGAACGCGAACAGCTCATGGTGCGCTACCTGATCGACCTCCTGCCCGCCGACACGACGACCGTGCACGAGTGGGACGGCACGTCCCTCCCGGCCGAGCCCGTGACCTACATCGGCCTCGAACGCCCCGAGGGCCTGCACCCGGACTCGCAGATCATCACCCTCGAAAACCTGCGCGACCTGATCCCCTCCTGA
- a CDS encoding HNH endonuclease, producing MGLGDIGHEDILAATEEFRRLGRDNFLQTYGFGRATSYELVLDGLRYDSKAIVGVAHGHATGDFLRARDFSGGAATVARRLHELGFVVAPGEPSWNRATLLERLRKLRVSRGPGNASPSRHQPLSLLWAMARTADEQPRMTPWPTFRDEVGPLLLEFGLPNAKATPEYPFWHLRGSGLWEVERIPTERADEMPKASLLDAHHPQAGFKREVADLLRDPVTRLDVIATLCDTYLEDVDRPTLFRRIGLHGYTTATGLLSAAPEDESTAADLDEHDRRTGPAPRRDTTRFEIVRDEALARKVKELEKDRCQICGTALRYLNRPYSEAAHIRGLGEPHRGPDELHNLLCLCANCHVLFDGLEIYIDPDGLVRGTRTERTPHPLRRNPHHPTDEAHVAYHRKLCKANVGKPAVG from the coding sequence ATGGGGCTTGGCGACATCGGACACGAAGACATCCTCGCGGCGACCGAAGAGTTCCGCCGGCTGGGCCGGGACAACTTCCTCCAGACGTACGGATTCGGACGGGCCACGTCCTACGAGCTGGTCCTGGACGGTCTCCGCTACGACTCGAAGGCCATCGTCGGCGTCGCCCACGGGCACGCCACCGGCGACTTCCTGCGCGCGCGGGACTTCAGCGGCGGCGCGGCCACGGTGGCACGCCGCCTGCACGAACTCGGCTTCGTGGTGGCACCCGGGGAGCCGTCCTGGAACCGAGCCACCCTCCTGGAGCGGCTCAGGAAACTCAGGGTCTCCCGCGGCCCCGGAAACGCATCCCCCAGCCGTCACCAGCCATTGAGCCTCCTGTGGGCGATGGCGCGCACAGCCGACGAACAGCCCCGCATGACCCCATGGCCGACTTTCCGAGACGAAGTCGGCCCCCTGCTCCTCGAATTCGGCCTTCCCAACGCGAAGGCGACACCGGAGTACCCCTTCTGGCACCTACGGGGCAGCGGACTGTGGGAAGTCGAGAGAATACCCACCGAGCGGGCCGACGAGATGCCGAAGGCGAGCCTCCTCGACGCACACCACCCGCAGGCTGGCTTCAAGCGCGAGGTCGCAGACCTCCTACGAGACCCGGTGACCCGTCTCGACGTCATCGCCACGCTCTGCGACACGTACCTCGAGGACGTCGACCGCCCAACCCTCTTCCGCCGCATCGGCCTGCACGGATACACCACGGCCACCGGTCTGCTGAGCGCGGCGCCGGAGGACGAGAGCACCGCGGCCGACCTGGACGAGCACGACCGACGAACCGGCCCCGCACCCCGCCGCGACACCACCCGCTTTGAGATCGTCCGCGACGAAGCCCTGGCCAGAAAAGTCAAGGAACTCGAAAAGGACCGCTGCCAGATCTGCGGCACGGCACTCCGCTACCTGAACCGCCCGTACAGCGAAGCAGCGCACATAAGAGGCCTGGGCGAACCCCACCGAGGCCCCGACGAACTGCACAACCTCCTATGCCTCTGCGCCAACTGCCACGTCCTCTTCGACGGCCTGGAGATCTACATCGACCCCGACGGCCTGGTCAGAGGAACGAGAACCGAACGAACCCCCCATCCCCTCCGCCGCAACCCCCATCACCCGACGGACGAGGCACACGTCGCCTACCACCGCAAACTGTGCAAGGCCAACGTCGGTAAGCCTGCCGTCGGCTGA
- a CDS encoding 8-oxoguanine DNA glycosylase OGG fold protein, whose protein sequence is MSFRQQLADALDELMIAQSLPADAAESLARWLADPDRGGRYARGTGAHSITFVPSSWKAIEPWPASLGDRSVTGVRAVSRDDVAAVAEAASRSGNWAEAFIAGQVWGYGRRGYGPGRTGKVLKHSQHGEVFRDAVSLLQDKGGLAAYEKLNGVHRLGPAFLTKFLYFAGLVLPGTKGLSPLILDMKLARVLRRHATRVGHAAGYEWAGPIARRIWRDGGWTPHRYDVYLRWMYAVNDRLTAEVNGWPASPDILELALFDGAWKPAEQ, encoded by the coding sequence GTGAGCTTCCGCCAGCAACTGGCAGATGCTCTGGACGAGTTGATGATCGCGCAGTCGCTTCCGGCAGACGCTGCGGAGTCGCTGGCCCGCTGGCTGGCCGATCCGGACCGGGGCGGTCGGTACGCCCGGGGCACCGGGGCACACAGCATCACCTTCGTCCCGTCGAGCTGGAAGGCGATTGAGCCCTGGCCGGCATCCCTTGGCGACCGGTCGGTGACCGGGGTGCGCGCGGTGAGCCGGGATGACGTGGCGGCCGTGGCGGAAGCCGCGTCGCGGTCGGGGAACTGGGCCGAGGCCTTCATCGCCGGCCAGGTCTGGGGCTACGGACGCAGGGGCTATGGCCCGGGCCGGACCGGGAAAGTGCTCAAGCACTCGCAACACGGCGAAGTCTTCAGGGACGCGGTGTCCCTGCTACAGGACAAGGGCGGGCTCGCGGCGTACGAGAAGCTGAACGGGGTGCACCGGCTCGGGCCGGCCTTCCTCACCAAGTTCCTCTACTTCGCGGGCCTGGTCCTGCCCGGCACCAAGGGCCTGTCCCCGCTGATCCTCGACATGAAGCTGGCACGAGTTCTCCGGCGGCACGCCACGAGGGTCGGGCATGCCGCGGGCTACGAGTGGGCCGGTCCGATCGCCAGACGGATCTGGCGTGACGGCGGCTGGACCCCTCACCGGTACGACGTCTATCTGCGGTGGATGTACGCGGTCAACGACCGGCTCACCGCTGAGGTGAACGGTTGGCCCGCGTCCCCGGACATCCTCGAACTGGCGCTCTTCGACGGCGCCTGGAAGCCCGCGGAGCAGTAG
- a CDS encoding AAA family ATPase, which produces MPGLSAKPPQLLDRVHEWRLLDGFLADPASELRLAIVSGRRRNGKSFLLEALTEAVGGLYLTAVQEEGRVPALHRFTEAIAAHAGVPSGSMRLDDWREVLTAALEVVNRASGAPLIVIDELPYLMQHSPEIPGFLQLLYDRSQSGKAPGGRIVLCGSAMSVMSELLSGTKPLRGRAVLDLRLPAFDYRTARTHWGIEDPAVALQVDAVLGGAPGYRALAAGPAPQSVAEFDDWVPRTLLDPGRALYSRMEAEYLLREDPRITHRTLYYDVLSAVARGASTPAKVGSMLERARSAMVAPLEVLESTGYLRKEQDLLKARHPVITVADPVIRFNQLVTLPMADMVERRRGDQVWQSSRPTYHSKILGPHFEATAREWARSFACDEAGLALGAVGSAEIADPAARTRHEVDVLALAPGERPQSPRVGITLIGEAKATVQPRGLKDIERLEHIRSLLAGQGHRSDDAVLALFSLHGFHSDALEAARRRRDILLIDISALYGDTPARGRG; this is translated from the coding sequence CTGGACGGCTTTCTCGCTGACCCGGCCTCCGAACTGCGGCTGGCCATCGTTTCGGGGCGTCGGCGGAACGGGAAGTCGTTCCTGCTGGAAGCCCTCACGGAGGCTGTGGGCGGGCTGTATCTGACCGCCGTACAGGAGGAGGGCCGAGTACCGGCGCTGCACCGGTTCACCGAGGCGATCGCCGCCCACGCGGGAGTGCCCTCCGGTTCGATGCGGCTGGACGACTGGCGGGAGGTGCTCACCGCCGCCCTAGAGGTGGTGAACCGGGCCTCGGGCGCGCCGCTGATCGTCATCGACGAGCTGCCCTACCTGATGCAGCACTCCCCGGAGATCCCAGGGTTTCTGCAGTTGCTGTACGACCGGTCGCAGTCCGGCAAGGCGCCCGGCGGCCGGATCGTGCTGTGCGGCTCCGCGATGAGTGTGATGTCCGAGCTGCTTTCCGGCACCAAGCCGCTGCGCGGCCGTGCGGTGCTCGATCTGCGGCTGCCCGCCTTCGACTACCGCACCGCACGGACCCACTGGGGGATCGAGGACCCGGCGGTCGCGCTGCAGGTGGACGCCGTCCTGGGCGGGGCGCCCGGCTACCGAGCCCTGGCCGCCGGTCCGGCGCCGCAGAGCGTGGCGGAGTTCGATGACTGGGTGCCGCGCACCCTGCTCGACCCTGGTCGCGCGCTCTATTCGCGGATGGAGGCGGAGTACCTGCTGCGCGAGGACCCGCGGATCACCCACCGCACGCTGTACTACGACGTACTGTCCGCGGTGGCGCGCGGGGCGTCGACCCCGGCCAAGGTCGGCTCAATGCTGGAACGGGCCCGCTCCGCCATGGTCGCGCCGCTGGAGGTACTGGAGTCCACCGGGTACCTCCGCAAGGAACAGGACCTGCTCAAGGCGCGTCATCCGGTCATCACCGTCGCGGACCCCGTGATCCGTTTCAACCAGCTGGTCACCCTCCCCATGGCCGACATGGTGGAGCGGCGGCGTGGTGACCAGGTGTGGCAGTCGTCCCGGCCGACGTACCACTCCAAGATCCTCGGCCCGCACTTCGAGGCGACCGCACGTGAATGGGCCCGTTCCTTCGCCTGCGACGAGGCCGGACTGGCGCTCGGTGCCGTGGGCTCGGCGGAAATCGCCGACCCGGCCGCCCGGACCAGGCACGAGGTCGACGTCCTGGCACTGGCGCCCGGCGAGCGCCCCCAGAGCCCGCGGGTGGGCATCACCCTGATCGGCGAGGCCAAGGCCACCGTCCAGCCGCGCGGACTCAAGGACATCGAGCGCCTCGAACACATCCGCAGCCTCCTCGCCGGCCAAGGACACCGGTCCGACGACGCGGTCCTCGCCCTCTTCTCCCTGCACGGCTTCCACTCCGACGCCCTCGAAGCGGCACGGCGCCGCCGCGACATCCTCCTGATCGACATCAGCGCCCTCTACGGAGACACTCCCGCCCGAGGCCGGGGATGA